The Bacillus sp. NEB1478 genome contains the following window.
ACCGGAGATTTTTTATTTTATGACAGCCTTCCAATTTCTTATATTACATAATGTTATTTAATCGGTAAAAACTAATGTTACGGGAGAAAAGGAGGTATTTTCACATGAGCAAAAAAAGCCGTTCAAAACGTTCCATCAAGCAAGGTGCTGATATGGTAAGCCAAGAAACAACAATGGCATTCAGCAAAGATGAACAAACAGAAAGAAAAAGAGAAAAAGAAGAAAGAAATGCACTAGGAGGTATATAAACATGGCAAACCGATTATTCCAAATGGCTAGAAGTGCTGTCCAAAATGCGGTTGGAAAGTTTCAAGGTTCTTCTAATGAAGGAAGTGCACATTCAGAAGCTCATTCCAATTTTTCTGGTCATGACCTGGAGATTGCACAAAACGCGCTTTCTTCAGCAATGGCTAATTCATCAGATGCGGAGCGTGCTCAGCTTGCAGAACTTCAGCAAGAGCTTGATGCACATACAAACCCTGGAACTTCACAAGCAGGAGCTACTTCAACTTCAATGGTACAGGAAGAAGCTGGAGCTAATTCTGTAGAAGATCTTTTTGATAATAATCAGCACAATTAACG
Protein-coding sequences here:
- a CDS encoding DUF3813 domain-containing protein is translated as MANRLFQMARSAVQNAVGKFQGSSNEGSAHSEAHSNFSGHDLEIAQNALSSAMANSSDAERAQLAELQQELDAHTNPGTSQAGATSTSMVQEEAGANSVEDLFDNNQHN